In Deltaproteobacteria bacterium, the genomic stretch ATCAATTTTTTCTTCAGTAGCAATCGTAATATCTTGTTCTAGGGTTTTAGGATAGTTTTCAAAATCTTGTAATTGATTAAATTGAGTAGGGTTAACAAAAATGCTTAAAACCGTTAGGTCATTTTCATTTTTAGATCTACGCAATAGCGAGACGTGGCCTTGGTGCAAGGCTCCCATCGTAGGAACAAAACCAATAGATTTCTCGCTTGGAATCGTTTTTCGCCAAAATTGAAAATCTTTTACTGATCTAAATACTTTCATAAACTTCCATATACTTCCATAAAATAAAATTCCTTATTAGAAATAACCAAATAACTCGAACTCGCCCGTGAACTTGCGTTAATATTTTTCGCTATCATTTGGAAAACTAAGGTCCTTCACTGAGTTATTAAAATTATTGAAAGACTCTAAAATAAGACTCTTCCCATTCAGAAATCGTCTTAAAAATTTAGGTTTAAAGTCATCACTAAAGCCCAATAAATCTTGAAGGACCAAAACCTGTCCATCTGTGTCTTGGCCCGCACCAATTCCAATGGTGGGGATATGAAGGGACCCTGTAATTTCCTTAGCCAGCACGCTAGGGACACATTCAAGAACTAGGGAAAAGCAACCGACATCTTCGAGCATTTTAGATTGTTCAAAAATAAGTCGATGGGACGCAGCTTCTCTTCCTTGTACTTTAAACCCGCCCATAGTGTGTACAGATTGAGGAGTTAGGCCAAGATGTCCCATGACGGGGACTCCGGATTCAACAAGATGCTTAATTAATTCCAAATTTCCCAAAGCGCCCTCTAATTTTAAAGCTTCGGCACCGGCCTTCATCAAAAGCTCTACATTATTCATATTTTCACTTAAAGATTTTCGATAGGATAAAAAGGGCAAGTCCCCAATAACAAATTTATTGGGAGCTCCGACGGAGACTGCCTTCGTATGCCATTCCATCATTTCAATAGAGGCATTGATGGTTGTTGGGTGACCGTGCATGACCATGGAAGCGGAATCGCCTACCAAAATGCAATCTATATTAGAGTCATTTACAATTTTAGCGAAGGAGTAGTCATAACAAGTGATCATAGAAATTTTTTCGTTGGCCTTTTTTTTATCAATAAAAGTAAAAGCATTTAGTTTGTTTTTCATAATTGGATTCCCTTTAGTTTCACAAAGGCTCTATAGAGCTCTTGCGTTGGAAGTTCTTTGTTTAGTGAAGTTATATTTTTAGAAATTGTAAGAAGATCTTTTCGTTGTAAAGGTCCAGTTAAAGAATGGTCTTTAAGATTTTTAAAATTATTCAAATTGATCTGTAAATAGTGGTCTAAAGCAGAACCGGGAATGTTCCAGTTTTTAAATTTGGTATTAACCAGGGACCATAAAATTATGGGAAAGTTTCCAGCAATTACACAGTAGGCATGATAAAGGCTTTTTTCTTCTTCGGATAGGACAGAAAAAGAATTTGGCAAAAAAGGCATTAGATCAGAGAGCTTTAGCGTGTCTCCATCAGGTTTAAATTGAGAGGATGTGGTATGGGTAATTACAAAATGAATTTTATGATAATCCTCCAAAGGGTACAAAGTCTCTGAAAAACTCATTAAAGGATGGCAACCAAAAACTTGCGGGTGGCTAAGAGCACCTGAAAAATGAATCCAAATTTTATTTGGCTCGTAAAACTTCTCTACAAAAGGAATAATTGCTGAATCGGATATGGCTAGAAAAATTCTATCTGCATTTTTAATTTGAGTTTTAAATTCAGATTCACTTTGATGATGTCTGCTGATATTTTCAAATGGCACATCGAGTAAGGATAGATAATGTGAAAAATGCCGCGCCATTTTTCCATTACCAATAATTAAGTTCTTTAAAAGGCTTGCTGATGGCAAGCGGTTACTGCTTATTTCATTCATTTTCAATGGGTACCTGTTCCTTTGATAGTTGAAATCAAGTCCTTGAGCGGAAACATAGCACAAGGAGATTGATAAAGAAAAGAAAAATCATTAGATTACTCCTAACGCGAATTATCCCCAGAACTCGCATTCCTAAGTTAATTGAGGTATTGATGAAAATTTCTAGTTGGATCTATTATTCGATAGCTGGAATAGTTGTTATTTTAGGTGTTTCCGTCGCTATATTTTTTGGCGCAAAACCCAGGTCCTTGCCAAAGATTTCCTTTAGTCATTTTGAATCTCCTGAAGAATTTGGTGGTAATATTTATAAAAGATTAAGACTAGAAATAAATAGTCATCACGTTTTATTTCTAGGGGTTCAGCCTCAAGAAATGGATCACCTGTTAATTTGGAAAGGGTTTCTGGATAGTCTAGAAAATTCAAATAAATTTGAGTTGGTCATAGCCGACAAATCATTAGGTGAGATAAAAGAATTTCAAATTAACGAAACTATTTCTTTGCAAGAAAACCCTGAGGAAATTGCAGAGTATTTAAAAAAAGTAATTTCAGGTTCTAAAAAAATCATCATTCTGGCGCCTACTTCTTATCTAAGTTATATGATTCAAAACAATTTTCAGTCGTTTCTGAGGGACGCGATATATGGAAGCTCAGAAAAAATCTTTGACGTAAGTTGGCTGACGTTTTCATTAAGTAAATTCGCCAATCAAAGGGAAGACGAAAAATCAATACCCTTTCCTTGCAATACAAGCCCACACGATTTAGATGGCTCAAGCGAGTTAGGATGTCTGATATTAACGAAATCAAAGGTAAACTACAGAAAAAAAAGAATTTCTAATAAATATCCTGGAATGTTAGAACAAATTGGAAGTAAAGAATATTTAGCTCTATTTGCCCCAAAAAACAAATAGTTACAGATTTTTCCCCTCAAATTCACCTTGATAGCTAAATTTAGTTCGAAAGTACCCAACGCCTTCAACGTAAGCTTTTGGTTTGTAAGCCTTAAGTACCTGGTCCCAGTT encodes the following:
- the panB gene encoding 3-methyl-2-oxobutanoate hydroxymethyltransferase, producing MKNKLNAFTFIDKKKANEKISMITCYDYSFAKIVNDSNIDCILVGDSASMVMHGHPTTINASIEMMEWHTKAVSVGAPNKFVIGDLPFLSYRKSLSENMNNVELLMKAGAEALKLEGALGNLELIKHLVESGVPVMGHLGLTPQSVHTMGGFKVQGREAASHRLIFEQSKMLEDVGCFSLVLECVPSVLAKEITGSLHIPTIGIGAGQDTDGQVLVLQDLLGFSDDFKPKFLRRFLNGKSLILESFNNFNNSVKDLSFPNDSEKY
- a CDS encoding DUF2520 domain-containing protein, with the protein product MNEISSNRLPSASLLKNLIIGNGKMARHFSHYLSLLDVPFENISRHHQSESEFKTQIKNADRIFLAISDSAIIPFVEKFYEPNKIWIHFSGALSHPQVFGCHPLMSFSETLYPLEDYHKIHFVITHTTSSQFKPDGDTLKLSDLMPFLPNSFSVLSEEEKSLYHAYCVIAGNFPIILWSLVNTKFKNWNIPGSALDHYLQINLNNFKNLKDHSLTGPLQRKDLLTISKNITSLNKELPTQELYRAFVKLKGIQL